Proteins from one Malaya genurostris strain Urasoe2022 chromosome 2, Malgen_1.1, whole genome shotgun sequence genomic window:
- the LOC131431584 gene encoding uncharacterized protein LOC131431584 gives MMKCIVPGCRSKENKSRANFYNVPSTGYSVFREWKKFLNLSECRTEKICRRHFTVKDFNIHNRIELKDDAIPSLRIPQSGPKVDIEGACCVFRCGTKNSKKLRKFPSRKAILNRWLQTLEIGEHVTTKHKICLRHFTVNDYVKVTRRYLKPSAIPSKHMKKLVKYPKRFQRAKVPPSHLWDHNYCVYYRTRLTTNRVCYVMGCSSRACKGISLHKFPIKNNSLFKSWTKALQCSVMPTKNSRVCSKHFRKSDFVQRGRVLKKTAIPINKSSATTMYGINSVECSDLSLCDDNSVEDLSTSKITNSPPQSSSHDTENNLKMTIIKNSSCETNEIVISPAEEATADVDVQVDNYYGHIVQETVKNVQKDNSLILSDLLQTDFETNIWTGISTLEQLEEICLAVKTLEDNLYPRKFKMHATYRVILSLAKLKQNISYEALGTLFRISGVTVSKYISHTIQMLARVLRRFVYWPSREELQKNVPLCFREHFTNVTVVLDAFEVPVATLKCLNCRISCYSHYKSHRTVKFLVGVSSG, from the exons ATGATGAAATGCATAGTTCCTGGATGCCGCTCGAAGGAAAATAAATCCAGAGCTAATTTCTATAACGTCCCGTCAACCGGTTACAGCGTGTTCAGAGAATGgaaaaagtttttgaatttaTCTGAATGTAGAACAGAAAAAATTTGCAGGCGTCATTTCACTGTTAAAGATTTTAATATTC ATAATCGTATcgaattgaaagatgatgctatTCCGTCATTAAGAATTCCACAGAGTGGTCCGAAGGTAGATATAGAAGGAGCTTGCTGTGTTTTTCGATGCGGAACAAAAAATAGTAAGAAATTGCGAAAGTTTCCATCACGGAAGGCTATTTTGAATAGATGGTTGCAAACATTAGAAATAGGAGAACATGTTACAACTAAGCATAAAATTTGTTTGCGGCATTTTACTGTCAACGATTACGTTAAAG TTACGAGGAGATACCTAAAACCAAGCGCTATCCCATCAAAACATATGAAAAAACTTGTCAAATATCCCAAACGATTTCAACGTGCTAAAGTACCGCCTTCACATTTATGGGATCACAACTACTGTGTGTACTATAGAACTCGTCTTACTACGAATCGAGTATGTTACGTTATGGGTTGTTCTTCGAGAGCATGCAAAGGAATTTCTTTACATAAAtttccaataaaaaataattcactTTTTAAATCATGGACAAAAGCTTTGCAATGCTCCGTAATGCCAACGAAAAACTCACGTGTTTGCAGTAAGCACTTTCGGAAATCGGATTTTGTTCAAC GGGGACGAGttttaaaaaaaacagcaatTCCTATCAATAAATCCTCTGCTACAACGATGTACGGAATAAATAGTGTTGAATGTTCTGACCTTTCTTTATGCGACGACAACAGTGTGGAGGATTTGTCCACGTCAAAAATCACTAACTCACCACCCCAGAGTAGCTCTCATGATACCGAGAATAATCTGAAAATGACCATAATAAAAaattcatcgtgtgaaaccaacGAAATTGTCATTTCACCCGCTGAAGAAGCAACTGCTGACGTCGATGTGCAAGTAGACAATTATTACGGTCACATAGTTCAAGAAACTGTAAAGAATGTTCAAAAAGATAACAGCTTGATTCTTTCCGATCTCCTGCAAACAGACTTTGAGACTAACATTTGGACCGGAATTTCGACACTTGAACAATTAGAAGAGATATGTTTGGCAGTTAAAACTTTAGAAGATAATTTGTATCCCAGAAAATTTAAAATGCATGCAACTTATCGCGTAATTTTGTCTCTGGCCAAACTCAAGCAAAATATTTCGTATGAAGCATTGGGTACTTTATTTCGTATATCAGGTGTAACAGTATCGAAATATATTTCCCACACAATTCAAATGTTGGCACGTGTCTTGAGACGTTTTGTTTATTGGCCGTCCAGAGAAGAGCTTCAAAAGAATGTACCTTTGTGCTTCCGCGAGCATTTTACCAACGTAACTGTTGTGTTAGATGCCTTTGAAGTACCGGTTGCTACACTTAAATGCCTCAACTGCAGAATTTCGTGCTATTCGCACTACAAATCCCATCGCACGGTAAAATTTCTTGTTGGTGTGTCATCTGGATGA